A single region of the Pontibacter kalidii genome encodes:
- a CDS encoding DUF4864 domain-containing protein, which produces MKAHDNIFDKIMLAIGVLLLVLFWIQFPAMPTVDEHHYASYTSASPDIAHTSKWTYLKPDKGLSARQVVSIQLHALQQNDPADSGVITLFNFSSPSNRAYLGPLKHFRLMVREPAYRPILNFKSYKTGQLVVAGKNAYQLVVIETPDGQREAFMFILTKQRRGTYKDCWMTEGIARMEEVHFTSNL; this is translated from the coding sequence ATGAAGGCGCACGACAACATATTCGACAAAATCATGCTGGCTATTGGCGTGCTGCTGCTCGTGTTGTTCTGGATCCAGTTTCCGGCCATGCCCACTGTGGATGAGCACCACTACGCCTCCTATACATCTGCCAGCCCGGACATAGCGCACACCTCCAAATGGACATACCTAAAGCCTGACAAGGGCCTTTCGGCACGCCAGGTGGTAAGTATACAGCTACACGCCCTGCAGCAGAACGACCCCGCCGACAGCGGCGTGATCACCCTGTTCAACTTCTCCTCGCCTTCCAACAGAGCTTACCTGGGGCCGCTGAAACACTTCCGCCTGATGGTTCGAGAGCCTGCATATCGTCCAATCCTGAACTTTAAAAGTTACAAAACTGGCCAACTCGTAGTGGCCGGCAAAAACGCCTACCAACTGGTGGTGATCGAAACCCCGGACGGGCAGCGGGAGGCCTTTATGTTTATACTTACCAAGCAGCGCCGCGGCACCTACAAGGACTGCTGGATGACCGAGGGGATAGCCCGTATGGAAGAGGTTCATTTCACAAGTAACCTGTAA
- a CDS encoding phosphatase PAP2 family protein has product MKRYLLIDKVRSTTSWVLHRPVVARLRQRFPRLTTFVANRFDTSYFIGLPLTLVLLVGAVNAMLLSNLAESVVEAEWVIQVDERFNALLYDMRTGWLSRTLYAVTWLGGQQAVFVIGGLATAVLLLRRRWLYIVAFWLAMGGVGLSVRFGKKIISRERPAQDMAYYAVEHFSFPSGHSTTALVLFGMLAYFLYRHARVAWQRKLVVVLSLLLIGLVGFSRIYLGVHFLSDVLAGFLLGGLWLLVGISLVEVLLYRRQRDKGLR; this is encoded by the coding sequence ATGAAAAGATACCTCCTGATAGACAAAGTACGGTCCACGACAAGCTGGGTGCTACACCGGCCGGTGGTGGCGCGCCTGCGGCAGCGGTTCCCAAGGCTTACCACGTTTGTGGCCAACCGCTTCGATACAAGCTATTTTATAGGCCTGCCGCTCACGCTGGTGCTGCTGGTCGGGGCCGTGAACGCGATGCTGCTCTCTAACCTGGCGGAGAGCGTGGTGGAGGCGGAGTGGGTGATACAGGTGGATGAGAGGTTCAACGCCCTGCTCTACGACATGCGCACCGGTTGGCTGAGCCGCACCTTGTACGCTGTTACCTGGTTGGGCGGGCAGCAGGCCGTGTTTGTGATCGGGGGACTGGCTACGGCAGTGCTGCTGCTGCGCAGGAGGTGGCTGTACATCGTGGCCTTCTGGCTCGCTATGGGCGGGGTGGGGCTGTCGGTAAGGTTTGGCAAGAAGATCATTAGCCGCGAGCGCCCGGCCCAGGACATGGCCTATTACGCGGTGGAGCACTTCTCCTTCCCCAGCGGCCACTCCACCACGGCGCTGGTACTGTTCGGCATGCTGGCTTATTTCCTCTACCGCCACGCACGTGTAGCCTGGCAACGGAAACTGGTGGTGGTGCTGTCGCTCCTGCTCATCGGGCTGGTTGGCTTCAGCCGCATCTACCTGGGGGTGCATTTCCTGTCGGATGTGCTGGCCGGCTTCCTGCTGGGGGGGCTGTGGCTGTTGGTAGGCATCAGCTTGGTGGAGGTGCTGCTGTATCGAAGGCAGCGGGATAAGGGCTTGCGCTAA
- a CDS encoding dipeptidase has product MSQTPATRLPIIDLHCDLLVYLTDVPHSDMNRIEEIGCAVPALVEGNVKLQVMALYSATGPGSTRFAALQRDMFRQLADADNCLIAVTDAGQLQEAMQRQGGTGMVAAIENAAGFCEEAEPLEEGFKRLEKIIEVCGRVLYISFTHHTANRFGGGNSSDPSHGITTDGRMLLDYLHGRRIAVDLSHTSDALAFDILNHIDTERLDIPVIASHSNFRPVWHHERNLPDELTQEIIRRKGLIGMNFLRKFLNTEASDALLQHITYGFDHGAEDALCFGADYFYFADEPDRSRYPFYYKEYEQAGSSYAYILQRLEEQYSKEQLQKLAHGNARRFIERIWS; this is encoded by the coding sequence ATGAGCCAAACGCCCGCCACCCGCCTGCCCATTATCGATTTGCATTGCGACCTACTGGTATACCTGACCGATGTGCCCCATTCGGACATGAACAGGATAGAGGAAATTGGCTGCGCAGTGCCGGCATTAGTAGAGGGCAACGTGAAGCTGCAGGTGATGGCCCTTTACTCCGCCACCGGCCCCGGCAGCACCCGTTTTGCAGCGCTGCAGCGCGATATGTTCCGCCAGCTGGCCGATGCCGATAACTGCCTGATTGCCGTAACCGATGCGGGGCAGCTGCAGGAGGCGATGCAGCGCCAGGGAGGCACGGGCATGGTGGCCGCCATCGAGAACGCTGCCGGCTTTTGCGAGGAGGCTGAGCCCCTGGAGGAGGGCTTTAAGCGCCTGGAGAAGATAATAGAAGTTTGCGGGCGTGTCCTCTACATCAGCTTTACCCACCACACCGCCAACCGCTTTGGCGGCGGCAACTCCTCGGACCCCAGCCACGGCATCACTACCGATGGCCGCATGCTGCTCGACTACCTACACGGCCGACGCATCGCTGTAGACCTCTCCCACACCAGCGACGCCCTGGCTTTCGACATCCTGAACCACATCGATACCGAGCGGCTGGACATTCCTGTCATCGCCAGCCACTCCAACTTCAGGCCGGTGTGGCACCACGAGCGCAACCTGCCCGACGAGCTCACGCAGGAGATCATCCGCCGCAAAGGCCTGATCGGGATGAATTTTCTGCGCAAGTTCCTGAACACGGAGGCCTCTGACGCCCTGCTGCAGCACATAACCTATGGCTTTGACCACGGTGCGGAGGATGCCCTCTGCTTCGGAGCTGATTACTTTTACTTTGCCGATGAGCCGGACCGCAGCCGCTATCCGTTTTATTACAAGGAATACGAGCAGGCGGGCAGCAGTTATGCCTACATCCTGCAGCGCCTGGAAGAGCAGTATTCTAAGGAGCAGCTGCAGAAGCTGGCGCACGGCAATGCCCGCCGCTTTATAGAGCGCATCTGGAGCTGA